CACAGCAGGAAGTTCGTTGGGCTGCATGGTGAACTTGGGGAGGCTGTACGGAATGTTATCGAAGCCAACCAGACGGGCCACTTCTTCAATAAGGTCCACTTCACGTTCCAAATCCGGACGGTTGCCCGGAATTTCGAAAGTCATGGTCTCGCCATTTTCGGCAACCAGCTTCAGGTTGATGCTAGTGAGGTGCTTACGGATTACGTCGGAGGCAACATCCATGCCGATAATCTTTGCCACACGGGAAACGCGAAGATCAATCTTGTTCAGTTCCTTCTGGTGGTCGTCGCCAGTATATTCGACGCAACCCTTCAGAACCTTACCGCCAGCCACTTCCTGAATCATGGCGCAAGCGTACTTGCTGTATTCGTCCTGTGTAGTGGTGTCGATACCACGTTCAAAACGGTAGCTGGAATCAGATCCAATACCGAGGCGCTTTGCCTGCTTACGAACGATGGTCGGGTTGAAGTAAGCACTTTCCAGAAGAACGTTCTTGGTGCTATCTACAATTTCGGATTCTACACCACCCATGGTACCAGCCACAGCAACCGGACGGTCGCCATCGCAAATCACCAGTTCGGCTTCGGTCAGTTCGTGGTCGGTATGGTCGATAGTCTGGATCTTTTCGCCCTTCACTGCACGGCGGACCTTGATCATGGAGCCCTTCAGCTGGTCCATATCAAAGCTATGGAGAGGCTGACCAACATCCATCAGGATGAAGTTGGTAATGTCCACCACGTTGTTAATGGAATTCATGCCGACGGTGTGGAGGAGCTTAGCAAGCCAGCTGGGGCTCTGCTTCACTTCTACGCCCTTAATGACACGAGCGGTATAGCGGGAGCAGCCGCAACCGGGAACAACTTCAACAGTAGCAGCAGTGCTTGCGGCTTCAGCTTCTTCAACCAGGTTGTAGGAAAGATCCTTCAGGGGGCGGTTGAACTTAGCAGCCAGTTCGCGGGCAACACCGCGGTGGCAAAGAGCATCAGGACGGTTAGGAGTGACGTTCAGTTCGAAGCAGACATCATACATGCCCAAGCTTACGAAAGAAGTACCTGCCGGGATGGAATCATCCAGAACCATAATTCCGCCGTGATCATCGGAAAGACCGATTTCATCTTCGGCGCAAATCATACCGAAGCTTTCCACGCCGCGAATCTTGGATTTTTTCATTTTCAGGACGGAGCCATCGCTCATGGGCAGTTCTGCGCCAATAGGAGCAAGAACCACGGTCTGGCCTGCAGCTACGTTAGGAGCGCCGCAAACCACCTGAACAACTTCCTTACCGTTATCAACTGTAGTGATGTGGAGATGGTCACTATCCGGATGATTTTCGCAGGTGAGAACCTTGGCGACAACCAGCTTGTCATAAACCTTACCCGGTTCTTCGATACCTTCTACTTCCAAACCAATGGAAGTCAATGCCTTTTCGATTTCTGCCACAGATTCCGGCAGATCCACATGACGCTTCAGCCAATTCAAAGAGACTTTCATCTTTTGTCCTTTTTTAAAACCGAGGATAATT
This DNA window, taken from Fibrobacter sp. UWR4, encodes the following:
- the pheT gene encoding phenylalanine--tRNA ligase subunit beta gives rise to the protein MKVSLNWLKRHVDLPESVAEIEKALTSIGLEVEGIEEPGKVYDKLVVAKVLTCENHPDSDHLHITTVDNGKEVVQVVCGAPNVAAGQTVVLAPIGAELPMSDGSVLKMKKSKIRGVESFGMICAEDEIGLSDDHGGIMVLDDSIPAGTSFVSLGMYDVCFELNVTPNRPDALCHRGVARELAAKFNRPLKDLSYNLVEEAEAASTAATVEVVPGCGCSRYTARVIKGVEVKQSPSWLAKLLHTVGMNSINNVVDITNFILMDVGQPLHSFDMDQLKGSMIKVRRAVKGEKIQTIDHTDHELTEAELVICDGDRPVAVAGTMGGVESEIVDSTKNVLLESAYFNPTIVRKQAKRLGIGSDSSYRFERGIDTTTQDEYSKYACAMIQEVAGGKVLKGCVEYTGDDHQKELNKIDLRVSRVAKIIGMDVASDVIRKHLTSINLKLVAENGETMTFEIPGNRPDLEREVDLIEEVARLVGFDNIPYSLPKFTMQPNELPAVEVMNRKIRRTLSAMGLHECLNLRFTSKARTVALFGAESDDRRSKPAALLNPLSEELGVVPTSLLPNLLKNVAENEKNRPGSVRLFEVAKGQFKRDRKDVRDNGFDESNLVALVVAGAFDVDPLNDKPAQIEFAAFKGLVQSFFKRCGLVVEFRVPEKLEAFMHPGKQTEIVIGKTVLGTMGALHPSVAKTFEIGYETFVMEANLDKMIAESHKKITFQAFSRQVPSSRDISLEVAKEMTHEEIVARIKGLNPKNLAKIALKSIYEGEKIEAGKKNMVYSLTYQAMDRTLTDDEVNKAHNKLRDKLIAGGDITLR